The Streptomyces lienomycini sequence TGCCGTCCGGGACAGGCAGTGACGGCCCGTACAGATCCCCGCTCCGGGAGGCTTCCCCATGACCACCGTCTCGTCCCCGCTCGCAGGACGCGCCATCGGCCTCGCGGCCGTGCCCGATCCCGTCTTCTCCGGGGCCATGGTCGGCCCGGGCACCGCCATCGATCCCGTGCGGGAGCCGTCCGAGGCGGTCGCCCCCGTCGACGGCGTCATCGTTTCCCTGCACCCGCACGCCTTCGTCGTCGTCGACGACAGTGGGCACGGTGTGCTGACCCATCTCGGCATCGACACCGTGCAGCTCAACGGTGAGGGTTTCGAACTGCTGGTGAACAAGGGCGACACCGTCGCGCGCGGCCAGGGCGTGGTGCGCTGGGACCCGGCCGCCGTCGAAGCCGCGGGCAAGTCGCCGATCTGCCCGATCGTGGCCCTGGAAGCCACGGCCGAGGCCCTCACCGATCTCCGTGAGGACGGCGAAGTGAAGGCCGGCGAGAGCCTCTTCCTCTGGAAGTGACGTCAACGCCGTCACTTGACGGCCGGCAGGACAACCACAGCGGCGGCGGGACCCGCCGCACAATCGGGACGGGTGAGATGGAGACAACGCTGCGAGGCGTCGGTGTGAGCCACGGTGTGGCGATCGGCGAGGTTCGGCACATGGGGACGGCGGTGCTGGAGCCGCCGGCGAAGCAGATCCCGGCCGAGGACGCGGAGCGTGAGCCGGGGCGTGCCCGCAAGGCAGTGGAAGCTGTGGCGGCCGATCTGATGGCGCGCGGCAATCTGGCGGGGGGCGAGGCCCAGGCCGTGCTCGAGGCGCAGGCCATGATGGCGCAGGACCCCGAGTTGATGGCCGACGTCGAGCGGCGGATCACCGTCGGGAGCACGGCCGAGCGAGCGGTGTACGACGCCTTCGCCGCGTACCGCGCCCTGCTGGCCGGTGCCGGTGAGTACCTGGCCGGGCGCGTGGCGGACCTCGACGATGTGCGGAATCGTATCGTCGCCCGTCTGCTCGGGGTACCCATGCCGGGTGTTCCGGACAGCGACGAGCCGTACGTCCTCATCGCGCGGGATCTGGCACCGGCCGACACCGCACTCCTCGACCCGACGCTCGTCCTCGGCTTCGTCACCGAGGAGGGTGGGCCGACCAGCCACAGCGCGATTCTCGCGCGCGCCCTCGGCGTGCCTGCGGTGGTGGCCCTGCCGGGGGCCGGCGAGCTGCCCGAGGGCACCGTCGTCGCCGTGGACGGCAGCACCGGGGAGATCTTCGTGAACCCCGATGAGGAGAAGAAGGCACGGCT is a genomic window containing:
- a CDS encoding PTS sugar transporter subunit IIA, producing the protein MTTVSSPLAGRAIGLAAVPDPVFSGAMVGPGTAIDPVREPSEAVAPVDGVIVSLHPHAFVVVDDSGHGVLTHLGIDTVQLNGEGFELLVNKGDTVARGQGVVRWDPAAVEAAGKSPICPIVALEATAEALTDLREDGEVKAGESLFLWK